One stretch of Amycolatopsis tolypomycina DNA includes these proteins:
- a CDS encoding PhzF family phenazine biosynthesis protein, translating into MRFFIVDAFTDRAFAGNSAGVVLLDEPADPAWMQAVAAEMKHAETAFHVAATKSLRWFTPVVEVAFCGHATLAVTHVLGGEQTYDTKSGELRATAKDGWVELDFPSDPPRPTDDDLSEILPGVDIEYTGRGAENLFAVVKDAETVRTLEPDLDKLKHTWTGRLLVTAQSDKTDYVSRFFAPGIGIDEDPVTGSAHCILSPYWSERLNDKELTGEQASARGGLVRTRQDGDRVHLTGQAVTVLSGELHV; encoded by the coding sequence ATGCGCTTCTTCATCGTCGACGCCTTCACCGACCGGGCCTTCGCCGGGAACTCGGCCGGGGTCGTCCTGCTGGACGAACCCGCCGATCCCGCCTGGATGCAGGCCGTTGCCGCCGAGATGAAGCACGCCGAAACCGCTTTCCACGTCGCCGCGACGAAGTCGCTCCGGTGGTTCACCCCCGTCGTCGAGGTTGCGTTCTGCGGGCACGCCACCCTTGCCGTCACGCACGTTCTCGGCGGCGAGCAGACCTACGACACCAAGAGCGGTGAGCTGCGGGCCACCGCCAAAGACGGCTGGGTCGAGCTGGACTTCCCCTCCGATCCACCCCGGCCCACCGACGACGACCTGTCCGAAATCCTGCCCGGTGTCGACATCGAATACACCGGCCGCGGCGCGGAAAACCTCTTCGCCGTCGTCAAGGACGCCGAGACCGTGCGCACCCTCGAACCGGACCTCGACAAGCTCAAGCACACCTGGACCGGGCGCCTGCTGGTCACCGCGCAAAGCGACAAAACGGACTACGTCAGCCGCTTCTTCGCCCCCGGCATCGGGATCGACGAAGACCCCGTCACCGGCTCGGCGCACTGCATCCTGTCGCCCTACTGGTCCGAGCGGCTGAACGATAAAGAACTCACGGGCGAGCAAGCCTCCGCACGCGGCGGCCTCGTCCGGACGCGCCAGGACGGCGACCGCGTCCACCTCACCGGCCAAGCCGTCACCGTCCTGAGCGGGGAGCTGCACGTCTGA
- a CDS encoding YccF domain-containing protein, with the protein MRTLLNIIWLVLCGFWMAVGYLIAGVICCILIVTIPFGLASFRIARYAFWPFGRTVVDRRDAGAASCVGNVVWFVFAGWWLALGHVLTGVALCLTIVGIPLGIANFKLIPVSLVPLGKEIVEIA; encoded by the coding sequence ATGCGCACGCTGCTGAACATCATCTGGCTCGTCCTGTGCGGCTTCTGGATGGCCGTCGGCTACCTGATCGCCGGCGTCATCTGCTGCATCCTCATCGTCACCATCCCGTTCGGGCTGGCGTCGTTCCGGATCGCGCGCTACGCGTTCTGGCCGTTCGGGCGCACGGTCGTCGACCGGCGGGACGCGGGCGCCGCCTCCTGCGTGGGGAACGTCGTCTGGTTCGTCTTCGCCGGGTGGTGGCTGGCGCTCGGGCACGTCCTCACCGGCGTCGCGCTCTGCCTCACGATCGTCGGCATCCCGCTCGGCATCGCGAACTTCAAGCTGATCCCGGTGTCCCTCGTGCCGCTCGGCAAGGAGATCGTCGAGATCGCCTAG
- a CDS encoding metallophosphoesterase family protein, with protein MSKSTYVVGDVHGHRDELADALRSEGLVDEEDNWSGGEDQLWFLGDFVDRGPDGVGAIDLVMRLEAQAAEAGGQVQTLLGNHEILALGMYHFGDEPVPSDFGPRSFARSWEINGGLLADQDRLTPEHIEWLTARPLAAVAADHLLLHSDTLEYLDWGSSIDEINEAAREILEGSDIEAWWDVWRRMTTRYAFRGPDGEENAQKLMDALGGSRIVHGHSVIADQLGIHPTQIEGPFLYAGGKALGVDGGLFVGGPCLVVELPFSPES; from the coding sequence ATGAGCAAGTCGACGTACGTGGTCGGCGACGTCCACGGGCACCGTGACGAACTCGCCGACGCGCTGAGATCCGAAGGCCTGGTCGACGAGGAAGACAACTGGTCCGGTGGTGAGGACCAGCTGTGGTTCCTCGGCGACTTCGTCGACCGCGGCCCCGACGGCGTCGGCGCGATCGACCTGGTCATGCGGCTCGAAGCGCAGGCGGCCGAGGCCGGCGGCCAGGTCCAGACGCTGCTGGGCAACCACGAGATCCTCGCGCTGGGGATGTACCACTTCGGCGACGAACCGGTGCCGTCCGACTTCGGCCCGCGCAGCTTCGCCCGCAGCTGGGAGATCAACGGCGGCCTGCTCGCGGACCAGGACCGCCTGACGCCGGAGCACATCGAGTGGCTGACCGCGCGCCCGCTCGCCGCCGTCGCCGCCGACCACCTGCTGCTGCACTCGGACACGCTGGAGTACCTCGACTGGGGCTCGTCGATCGACGAGATCAACGAGGCGGCTCGCGAGATCCTCGAGGGCAGCGACATCGAGGCCTGGTGGGACGTCTGGCGCCGGATGACCACGCGCTACGCGTTCCGCGGCCCGGACGGCGAGGAAAACGCCCAGAAGCTGATGGACGCCCTCGGCGGTTCGCGGATCGTGCACGGGCACAGCGTGATCGCCGACCAGCTGGGCATCCACCCGACCCAGATCGAGGGCCCGTTCCTGTACGCGGGCGGCAAGGCGCTGGGCGTCGACGGCGGCCTGTTCGTCGGCGGGCCGTGCCTGGTGGTCGAGCTGCCGTTCTCGCCGGAGTCCTAG
- a CDS encoding HAD-IIA family hydrolase, producing MNERRWTYLSDMDGVLVKEEHLVPGADEFLAELKANGIDFLVLTNNSIYTPRDLRARLERTGLDIPEESIWTSALATAKFLSSQRPNGSAYVIGEAGLTTALHEVGYVLTERDPDYVVLGETRTYSFSAITRAIRLIEGGAKFIATNPDATGPSLEGSMPATGSVAALIEKATGRSPYYVGKPNPLMMRSALRRLGAHSESTLMIGDRMDTDVHSGIEAGLQTILVLTGISTPESAERYPYRPTMVIDSVADLIGRTGDPFGEG from the coding sequence ATGAACGAGCGCCGGTGGACGTACCTCTCCGACATGGACGGCGTCCTGGTGAAGGAGGAGCACCTCGTCCCGGGGGCCGACGAGTTCCTCGCCGAGTTGAAGGCGAACGGCATCGACTTCCTGGTGCTGACGAACAACTCGATCTACACCCCGCGCGACCTGCGGGCGCGGCTGGAGCGCACCGGGCTCGACATCCCCGAGGAGTCGATCTGGACCTCGGCGCTGGCGACCGCGAAGTTCCTCTCGTCGCAGCGGCCGAACGGCTCGGCGTACGTCATCGGCGAAGCGGGCCTCACCACGGCGCTGCACGAGGTCGGCTACGTGCTGACCGAGCGTGACCCCGACTACGTCGTGCTGGGCGAGACCCGCACGTACAGCTTCAGCGCCATCACGCGCGCGATCCGGCTGATCGAGGGCGGCGCGAAGTTCATCGCGACGAACCCCGACGCGACCGGCCCCAGCCTGGAGGGCTCGATGCCGGCCACCGGGTCCGTCGCGGCGCTGATCGAGAAGGCCACCGGGCGCTCGCCGTACTACGTCGGCAAGCCGAACCCGCTGATGATGCGCTCGGCGTTGCGCCGATTGGGTGCGCATTCGGAGTCGACCTTGATGATCGGCGACCGGATGGACACGGACGTGCACTCGGGCATCGAGGCCGGGCTGCAGACGATCCTGGTGCTCACCGGCATATCCACCCCGGAGTCGGCCGAACGCTATCCGTACCGGCCCACCATGGTGATCGACTCCGTCGCCGACCTGATCGGGCGAACCGGGGACCCGTTCGGCGAAGGCTGA
- a CDS encoding sulfate/molybdate ABC transporter ATP-binding protein: MSLAARITAVRGSFDLDVDLEVPTGTVLALLGPNGSGKSTVLGCLAGLITPASAEITVAGRALAGLPPHRRGIGLLSQDALLFPHLSAADNVAFSPRSTGAGRRAARERAFYWLAEVDAVALADRRPGQLSGGQAQRVAIARALAAEPDLLLLDEPFAALDVDAAPAIRGLLRRVLKTGPTTVLVTHDPLDALALADHVAVLNDGRVVERGPTREVLSAPRTAFTARIAGLNLVAGTAVAEGLRTASGEVVSGLPAADVVPGEPAVAVFPPNAVAVYASDGEHRGSPRNTTDAVVAALEPHGPVIRVRAEGDGWANGLTADLTPAAVAELALEPGSAVTLSVKAATVAIHPAAAS; the protein is encoded by the coding sequence GTGAGCCTCGCCGCCCGGATCACCGCCGTGCGCGGCTCGTTCGACCTGGACGTCGACCTCGAGGTGCCCACCGGAACCGTGCTGGCCCTGCTCGGTCCGAACGGCTCCGGCAAGTCGACGGTCCTGGGCTGCCTGGCCGGGCTGATCACGCCGGCGTCGGCGGAGATCACGGTGGCCGGCCGTGCGCTGGCCGGCCTGCCGCCGCACCGCCGCGGCATCGGGCTGCTCTCCCAGGACGCCCTGCTCTTCCCGCACCTTTCGGCGGCGGACAACGTCGCCTTCTCGCCGCGCTCGACCGGCGCCGGCCGCCGCGCCGCCCGGGAGCGCGCCTTCTACTGGCTGGCCGAAGTGGACGCCGTCGCGCTGGCCGACCGGCGGCCGGGGCAGTTGTCCGGCGGGCAGGCCCAGCGCGTCGCGATCGCCAGGGCGCTGGCCGCCGAGCCGGACCTGCTGCTGCTCGACGAGCCGTTCGCCGCTCTCGACGTCGACGCCGCGCCGGCGATCCGCGGCCTGCTGCGGCGGGTGCTCAAGACCGGGCCGACGACCGTGCTCGTCACGCACGACCCGCTGGACGCCCTCGCGCTCGCCGACCACGTCGCGGTGCTGAACGACGGCCGGGTCGTCGAACGCGGCCCGACCCGGGAAGTCCTTTCGGCGCCGCGGACGGCGTTCACCGCGCGGATCGCCGGCCTGAACCTGGTCGCCGGCACCGCGGTCGCCGAAGGGCTGCGGACGGCGTCGGGCGAGGTCGTCAGCGGCCTCCCGGCGGCCGACGTGGTGCCGGGCGAGCCCGCGGTGGCGGTGTTCCCGCCCAACGCGGTGGCCGTCTACGCCAGCGACGGCGAGCACCGCGGCAGCCCACGCAACACGACCGACGCCGTCGTCGCGGCTCTGGAGCCGCACGGGCCGGTGATCCGCGTCCGCGCCGAGGGCGACGGCTGGGCCAACGGCCTCACCGCCGACCTCACCCCGGCCGCCGTGGCCGAGCTCGCGCTGGAGCCCGGCTCGGCGGTGACGCTGTCGGTGAAGGCCGCGACCGTGGCGATCCACCCGGCCGCGGCCTCCTGA
- a CDS encoding ABC transporter permease, protein MLGIPAALALALVVLPVVGLLVRSDLTRLPSLIATPSSWHALRLSLVTAGLSTVACVLLGVPLAVVLARASFSGVRLLRSIVLLPLVLPPVVGGLALLYLLGRKGFLGALITALTGESVPFTTAAVVIAQTFVAMPFLVVSLEGALRGSGDRYEQVAATLGARPWTVFRRVTLPLLLPALGSGVVLSFARALGEFGATITFAGSLEDVTRTLPLEVYTQAEVDIDSAVALSLLLIVVAVVVIAVARPRSWEGGLR, encoded by the coding sequence GTGCTCGGCATCCCCGCCGCGCTGGCGCTGGCGCTCGTGGTCCTGCCGGTCGTCGGCCTGCTGGTCCGCTCCGACCTGACGCGGCTGCCGTCGCTGATCGCCACGCCGTCGTCGTGGCACGCGCTGCGGCTTTCGCTGGTCACCGCCGGGCTGTCCACAGTGGCCTGCGTGCTGCTCGGCGTGCCGCTCGCCGTCGTCCTCGCCAGGGCGTCGTTCTCCGGGGTCCGGCTGTTGCGCTCGATCGTGCTGCTGCCCCTGGTCCTGCCGCCGGTCGTCGGCGGGCTCGCGCTGCTCTACCTGCTCGGCCGCAAGGGTTTCCTCGGCGCCCTGATCACCGCGCTGACCGGCGAGTCCGTCCCGTTCACCACGGCCGCCGTGGTCATCGCGCAGACGTTCGTCGCGATGCCGTTCCTGGTGGTCAGCCTCGAAGGCGCGCTGCGCGGCTCGGGCGACCGCTACGAGCAGGTCGCCGCGACGCTCGGCGCGCGTCCGTGGACGGTGTTCCGCCGGGTCACGCTGCCGCTGCTGCTGCCCGCGCTCGGCTCCGGCGTCGTCCTCAGCTTCGCCCGCGCGCTCGGCGAGTTCGGCGCCACGATCACCTTCGCCGGCAGCCTCGAAGACGTCACCCGCACGCTGCCGCTCGAGGTCTACACCCAGGCCGAAGTGGACATCGACAGCGCTGTCGCGCTCTCCCTGCTGCTCATCGTCGTGGCGGTGGTCGTGATCGCCGTCGCGCGGCCGCGCTCGTGGGAAGGCGGCCTCCGGTGA
- the modA gene encoding molybdate ABC transporter substrate-binding protein translates to MKKLALVVAAVALFAGACSSSDEPSTQPGASVTAPAPKGAANSNEPSTLTVFAAASLTESFTALGKAFEAQHPGTTVKFSFAGSSGLVQQLTNGAKADVFASADQASMDKASQGGVIEGQPAVFATNKLAIAVAPGNPKGIKSFADLNKAGLTVITCAPQVPCGAATKKVETATGVTLKPKSEEQDVKQVLNKVASGDADAGLVYVTDTTSAAGKVDKVDFPQAAQAINSYPIAAVKGGQAELARQFEEFVLGTEGKNELTKAGFGPAQ, encoded by the coding sequence ATGAAGAAGCTCGCTCTCGTCGTGGCCGCGGTCGCCCTGTTCGCGGGCGCGTGCAGCAGCTCGGACGAGCCCAGCACGCAGCCCGGCGCGTCGGTCACCGCGCCCGCGCCCAAGGGGGCCGCGAACTCGAACGAGCCCAGCACGCTGACCGTGTTCGCCGCCGCGTCGCTCACCGAGTCGTTCACCGCGCTCGGCAAGGCGTTCGAGGCGCAGCACCCCGGCACCACCGTGAAGTTCAGCTTCGCGGGCTCGTCCGGCCTGGTCCAGCAGCTGACCAACGGCGCCAAGGCCGACGTCTTCGCCTCGGCCGACCAGGCCAGCATGGACAAGGCGAGCCAGGGCGGCGTGATCGAGGGGCAGCCGGCGGTCTTCGCGACCAACAAGCTCGCCATCGCGGTGGCCCCGGGCAATCCCAAGGGCATCAAGTCCTTCGCCGACCTGAACAAGGCCGGCCTGACTGTGATCACCTGCGCGCCGCAGGTGCCGTGCGGGGCGGCGACCAAGAAGGTCGAGACGGCCACCGGTGTCACGCTCAAGCCGAAGAGCGAGGAGCAGGACGTCAAGCAGGTGCTGAACAAGGTCGCCTCCGGTGACGCCGACGCGGGCCTCGTCTACGTCACCGACACGACGTCGGCCGCGGGCAAGGTCGACAAGGTCGACTTCCCCCAGGCGGCCCAGGCGATCAACAGCTACCCGATCGCCGCGGTCAAGGGCGGCCAGGCCGAACTGGCGCGCCAGTTCGAGGAGTTCGTGCTCGGCACCGAGGGCAAGAACGAGCTGACGAAGGCCGGGTTCGGCCCTGCGCAGTAA
- a CDS encoding TOBE domain-containing protein, whose translation MPQFRLSEAARLLGVSDDTVRRWVRAGQLTATDDAAGRKVVDGAQLAGFARAQAAAPDDPSAVGRSARNRFVGLVTEVITDKVMAQVELQCGAHRVVSLMSTEAVRELGLRPGVLAVAVVKATTVVVETPEGSR comes from the coding sequence ATGCCGCAATTTCGGTTGTCCGAGGCCGCGCGCCTGCTCGGGGTCAGCGACGACACCGTCCGGAGGTGGGTGCGCGCCGGTCAGCTGACGGCGACCGACGACGCCGCCGGCCGCAAGGTCGTCGACGGCGCCCAGCTCGCCGGGTTCGCCCGGGCGCAGGCCGCCGCGCCCGACGACCCGTCGGCGGTCGGCCGGTCCGCCCGCAATAGGTTCGTGGGGCTGGTCACCGAGGTGATCACCGACAAGGTGATGGCCCAGGTGGAACTGCAGTGCGGGGCGCACCGCGTGGTGTCCCTGATGAGTACGGAAGCCGTCCGCGAGCTGGGCCTGCGCCCGGGGGTGCTCGCGGTCGCGGTGGTCAAAGCGACCACTGTTGTGGTGGAGACACCGGAAGGAAGTCGATGA
- a CDS encoding MarR family winged helix-turn-helix transcriptional regulator gives MTEKTYPVTEDELFRFAELGRQGSTFTVLRHARIAERMGLSGTDHKTFDLVSQADGPLTAGRIAGLTGLSTGAVTGVIDRLEKVGLVRRVRDPEDRRKVLVEVVPGAADRFAPLFESAFGTLRDLLAQFSPAERKVIERYQNVMLDELRAEVMGNASPA, from the coding sequence GTGACGGAAAAGACTTACCCGGTCACCGAAGACGAACTCTTCCGCTTCGCGGAATTGGGCCGCCAGGGCAGCACCTTCACCGTCCTGCGCCACGCCAGGATCGCCGAGCGGATGGGCCTGTCCGGCACCGACCACAAGACGTTCGACCTCGTCAGCCAGGCCGACGGGCCGCTCACCGCCGGCCGGATCGCCGGGCTGACCGGCCTGTCCACCGGCGCTGTCACCGGCGTCATCGACCGGCTGGAGAAGGTCGGCCTCGTCCGCCGCGTGCGCGACCCCGAGGACCGCCGCAAGGTGCTGGTCGAGGTGGTTCCGGGTGCGGCCGACCGCTTCGCGCCGCTCTTCGAGTCGGCCTTCGGCACCCTCCGGGACCTGCTCGCGCAGTTCTCCCCGGCGGAGCGAAAAGTGATCGAGCGTTATCAGAATGTCATGCTCGACGAGCTGCGCGCCGAAGTCATGGGCAATGCGAGCCCCGCGTAG
- the moaA gene encoding GTP 3',8-cyclase MoaA gives MPRPENPRLIDTFGRVATDLRVSLTDRCNLRCTYCMPAEGLDWMPGEQVLTDDELVRLMRIAVEQLGVTDIRLTGGEPLLRPGLEDLVARITALSPRPRLSMTTNGIGLARRAAGLAEAGLNRINVSLDTVDPELFKTITRRDRLSHVIAGLAAARDAGMAPVKVNAVLIRGLNETEAVPLLKFCLDEGYHLRFIEQMPLDAQHGWNRGEMITAAEILSVLSAAFELTPASEARGGAPAERWLVDGGPGDVGVIASVTRPFCSACERTRLTADGAVRSCLFSNDETDLRSLVRAGARDEEVADAWRATMWGKLAGHEINDAGFAQPIRPMSAIGG, from the coding sequence GTGCCCCGGCCCGAGAACCCCCGCCTCATCGACACCTTCGGCCGGGTGGCCACCGATCTGCGGGTTTCCCTGACGGACCGGTGCAACCTGCGCTGCACCTACTGCATGCCCGCGGAAGGCCTCGACTGGATGCCGGGCGAACAGGTGCTGACCGACGACGAGCTGGTCCGCCTGATGCGGATCGCCGTCGAGCAGCTCGGCGTCACCGACATCCGGCTCACCGGCGGCGAACCGCTGCTGCGGCCGGGCCTCGAGGACCTCGTGGCGCGGATCACGGCGTTGTCGCCCCGGCCGCGGTTGTCCATGACCACCAACGGGATCGGGCTGGCCCGACGCGCCGCGGGCCTCGCCGAGGCCGGGCTGAACCGGATCAACGTCTCGCTCGACACCGTCGACCCCGAGCTGTTCAAGACGATCACCCGGCGCGACCGGCTCTCGCACGTGATCGCGGGCCTCGCCGCGGCGCGGGACGCCGGGATGGCGCCGGTGAAGGTCAACGCGGTGCTGATCCGCGGGCTCAACGAGACCGAAGCCGTGCCGCTGCTGAAGTTCTGCCTCGACGAGGGCTACCACCTGCGGTTCATCGAGCAGATGCCGCTGGACGCCCAGCACGGCTGGAACCGCGGCGAGATGATCACCGCGGCGGAGATCCTTTCGGTGCTTTCGGCCGCGTTCGAGCTGACGCCGGCCTCGGAGGCCCGCGGTGGCGCGCCTGCCGAGCGCTGGCTGGTCGACGGCGGCCCCGGCGACGTCGGCGTGATCGCGTCGGTGACCCGGCCGTTCTGCTCGGCCTGCGAGCGGACGCGGCTGACCGCGGACGGCGCGGTGCGCTCCTGCCTGTTCAGCAACGACGAGACGGATCTGCGGTCCCTCGTGCGCGCGGGCGCGCGCGATGAGGAGGTGGCGGACGCCTGGCGGGCGACGATGTGGGGCAAGCTCGCCGGCCACGAGATCAACGACGCCGGGTTCGCGCAGCCGATCCGGCCGATGAGCGCGATCGGCGGTTGA
- a CDS encoding MoaD/ThiS family protein — MTTVTIAVRYFAAARAAAGVEEEKVQLPAGASVADAVAELARLHPASLPRLLEAVSYLLDGIAVRDLTRPLHDGAALDVLPPFAGG, encoded by the coding sequence ATGACGACGGTGACCATCGCGGTCCGGTACTTCGCGGCAGCGCGGGCGGCGGCCGGCGTCGAGGAGGAGAAGGTGCAGCTGCCGGCCGGGGCATCGGTCGCCGACGCGGTGGCCGAGCTGGCCCGCCTGCACCCCGCGTCGTTGCCGCGGCTCCTGGAGGCGGTCAGCTACCTGCTGGACGGCATCGCGGTCCGCGACCTGACCCGCCCCCTGCACGACGGCGCCGCGCTGGACGTCCTACCGCCCTTCGCCGGCGGCTGA
- a CDS encoding transglycosylase family protein: protein MSYRGKHRKMSAATRTVARVAIAGIAVGAPLAIAATPASATNWDAIAQCESSGNWSTNTGNGYYGGLQFSQSTWKAYGGTGSAANASREEQIAVAERVLQGQGIGAWPVCGKKGGSGSSAPKATGKTTKKVTPKKSTTATAPKKAAPAAPAATGVSSSNPAGDYTVVAGDTLSKIAKQFNVQGGYAKLQELNAKYIPNADLILVGQKIATK, encoded by the coding sequence ATGTCTTACCGAGGCAAGCACCGCAAGATGTCCGCTGCCACCCGCACCGTCGCTCGCGTCGCCATCGCGGGCATCGCGGTCGGCGCTCCCCTCGCGATCGCCGCGACCCCCGCGTCGGCGACCAACTGGGACGCCATCGCGCAGTGCGAGAGCAGCGGCAACTGGAGCACCAACACCGGCAACGGCTACTACGGCGGCCTGCAGTTCTCGCAGAGCACCTGGAAGGCCTACGGCGGCACCGGCAGCGCGGCGAACGCTTCCCGCGAGGAGCAGATCGCCGTGGCCGAGCGCGTCCTGCAGGGTCAGGGCATCGGCGCGTGGCCGGTCTGTGGCAAGAAGGGCGGCAGCGGTTCGTCGGCCCCCAAGGCCACCGGCAAGACCACCAAGAAGGTGACCCCGAAGAAGAGCACGACCGCGACCGCCCCGAAGAAGGCGGCCCCGGCTGCCCCCGCGGCGACCGGTGTCAGCAGCTCCAACCCGGCCGGTGACTACACCGTCGTGGCGGGCGACACCCTGTCCAAGATCGCCAAGCAGTTCAACGTCCAGGGCGGCTACGCCAAGCTGCAGGAGCTGAACGCGAAGTACATCCCGAACGCGGACCTGATCCTCGTCGGGCAGAAGATCGCCACCAAGTGA
- a CDS encoding MarR family winged helix-turn-helix transcriptional regulator, with the protein MSKQSWVTEAAHAAAAFGAANDVVDEAAAAAFGVNRTDLRIIGLVAAAGTLTAGRLATEANLSPAATTTAIQRLTHAGHLTRRTDADDRRRAVVELTPAAAELLEEVYGPIERAGRALLAEYAPEQLELVVEVLRKGERMQLAEAERIRTR; encoded by the coding sequence GTGTCGAAGCAATCATGGGTCACCGAGGCAGCCCACGCGGCAGCGGCGTTCGGCGCGGCGAACGACGTGGTGGACGAGGCCGCCGCGGCGGCGTTCGGCGTGAACCGCACGGACCTGCGCATCATCGGCCTGGTGGCGGCCGCGGGAACGTTGACGGCGGGCCGGCTGGCGACGGAGGCGAACCTGAGCCCCGCGGCGACGACGACGGCGATCCAGCGCCTCACTCACGCGGGACACCTCACGCGGCGCACGGACGCCGACGACCGGCGGCGGGCGGTGGTGGAGCTGACGCCTGCGGCGGCGGAGCTGCTGGAGGAGGTTTACGGGCCGATCGAGCGGGCCGGGCGTGCGCTGCTGGCGGAGTATGCGCCGGAGCAGCTGGAGCTGGTGGTCGAGGTGCTCCGGAAGGGGGAGCGGATGCAGCTTGCGGAGGCGGAGCGGATCCGGACGCGCTGA
- a CDS encoding nitroreductase/quinone reductase family protein → MPTTRQALPRWLRPANRLVRLLTRLGLRLGTVHVLTVPGRRSGTPRPTPVSPLTVDGERYVIAGLPDGDWARNVRAAGRGELAYGRRRQAVTLTEITDPGVRARVMRAFPREVPHGVPMFVKLGLVTSADPDEFAAAADRVAVFRITAS, encoded by the coding sequence GTGCCGACCACTCGCCAGGCCCTGCCCCGCTGGCTCCGCCCCGCCAACCGCCTCGTGCGCCTCCTGACGCGCCTGGGCCTGCGGCTGGGCACCGTGCACGTCCTGACCGTCCCCGGCCGCCGCTCGGGCACGCCGCGGCCCACTCCGGTCTCCCCGCTGACCGTCGACGGCGAGCGGTACGTCATCGCCGGGCTGCCCGACGGCGACTGGGCGCGCAACGTCCGCGCCGCGGGCCGGGGCGAGCTCGCCTACGGCCGCCGGAGGCAGGCCGTGACGCTCACCGAGATCACCGATCCCGGCGTTCGCGCGCGGGTCATGCGCGCCTTCCCGCGCGAGGTGCCGCACGGGGTGCCGATGTTCGTCAAGCTCGGACTGGTCACCAGCGCCGATCCGGACGAGTTCGCCGCGGCCGCCGACCGGGTCGCGGTGTTCCGGATCACGGCGAGTTGA
- a CDS encoding molybdenum cofactor biosynthesis protein MoaE: MKRTARVIVASNRAAKGVYEDKTGPVIAAWLADRGYDVPAPVVVEDGDPVGVALRAALADGVAVVLTTGGTGISPTDRTPDVTRAVLDHELPGVADAIRAAGLPKVPTAVLSRGVAGVAGRTLVVNLPGSSGGVKDGLGVLEGVLEHAVDQLAGGDHPRPAAAAPSVRVARALVTEEPLSVEEHARLVEDDAAGAVVTFAGVVRDHDGGKGVRDLTYEGHPSAGQVIADVVADLSARWAGVRAVAVSHRLGALTIGDVALACAVAAEHRGQAFSACSELVDEVKARLPVWKHQHFTDGTDEWVNSP, from the coding sequence GTGAAGCGCACCGCGCGCGTGATCGTGGCGTCCAACCGCGCCGCGAAGGGCGTCTACGAGGACAAGACCGGCCCGGTGATCGCCGCCTGGCTGGCGGACCGCGGCTACGACGTGCCGGCCCCGGTCGTCGTCGAGGACGGCGACCCGGTGGGCGTCGCGCTGCGGGCCGCGCTGGCCGACGGCGTCGCCGTGGTGCTCACCACCGGCGGCACCGGCATCTCGCCGACCGACCGCACCCCGGACGTCACCCGCGCGGTCCTGGACCACGAGCTGCCGGGCGTCGCGGACGCGATCCGCGCGGCCGGCCTGCCGAAGGTGCCGACGGCGGTGCTGTCGCGCGGTGTGGCGGGCGTGGCGGGCCGGACCCTGGTCGTGAACCTCCCGGGCTCCAGCGGCGGCGTCAAGGACGGCCTGGGTGTCCTGGAGGGCGTCCTGGAGCACGCCGTCGACCAGCTGGCCGGGGGTGACCACCCGCGGCCGGCCGCAGCGGCGCCGTCGGTGCGTGTCGCGCGGGCGCTGGTGACCGAGGAGCCGCTGTCGGTCGAGGAGCACGCCCGCCTGGTCGAGGACGACGCGGCGGGCGCGGTGGTGACGTTCGCGGGCGTGGTCCGCGACCACGACGGCGGCAAGGGCGTCCGCGACCTGACCTACGAGGGCCACCCGAGCGCCGGCCAGGTGATCGCCGACGTCGTCGCGGACCTGTCGGCGCGCTGGGCCGGTGTCCGCGCGGTGGCCGTGAGCCACCGGCTGGGTGCGCTGACGATCGGCGACGTCGCCCTGGCGTGCGCCGTGGCCGCGGAGCACCGCGGGCAGGCGTTCTCGGCGTGTTCGGAGCTGGTCGACGAGGTCAAGGCGCGGCTGCCGGTCTGGAAGCACCAGCACTTCACCGACGGCACGGACGAGTGGGTCAACTCGCCGTGA